The sequence TTGAAGCCAAATATGTGAGCATGTCCGCTGTTTACACGGGCTTCATCATATGGACACAAAAATAACAGACGTTTGTTTGCTATGTTGTTGCTCGCTCTCCAGTATTCCCTCAGTTGTTATCCACCTTTCCATCTTTCAGGCAGGGCCTGACAAACCGAGAAGAGACCGCATGTCTGACTTGGTGGACATTGGTGACGGCTATGATGATGAAGACTCTTTTATTGATAACTCTGAGGCGGTGAGTCCCTACTACTAAGCCTTGTCTACCTTGCGTACCTTGCCACTGCCAAAAACTTTTTGAGATTATTAAATTTAAATGAATTATTGCTCTTTGCTTTGTTCGTTAGTAGCCTAGGCGTATTGCCATGGAATTTGTCAGTTGATGGTGCCGTGGTTAATTGTGGTGATGAACAATAAAATTTTACTCATTTTGTTTTAACTGCTGTTGATGCCATACATCTTATCACACCTCCATATTCTGGGTAAGGCCTGGACATGTGTGTCTGCTTAAAGGTGGTGcttatgtttgcatgtgttttacTGCAGTATGATGAGTTTGTGCCATCGTCTCTCGCCACGGAACATGGTGGCTTCTACATCAACTGTGGCACACTCCAGTTCCGCAGAACATCTGGCTCTGATGGAGACCCAGAGGAACCCAAGATGGCAAAGGTACGAATGTGCACTGCACGCACAGGCATATCAAGTTTATTCTAATAGTACAAAATACAGAGTGGTaattcaaagtgcttcacaataGAGCACACAAAAAGTAGCATCTGTTTTCCCCAATTATCCACAAACATTGGCATGATGACCAGCCAGAGACAGACCGTCTCTCTTGTAACAGCACTTTGTACCATAGTGGAGCTGAATCAAACACAATGCGAGGCAATGGAAGAGTGCTGTTGGTGTTTCCAAGACAATTCAAATCCTCAGAATTCTACACATTAAGTCCTTTTATGTCAACATGAGGACCAATCCTAAATCTCTTGTAATTTTCCAAATAAGATTATTTCAGTCTATTTACTTCACTTGTATGCACATGGTATAGTCAGGCTGTGTTGATCTTTCCTTATCAGAAGCGAAAGCTGAAAGATGGAGGTGAGAAgttgaagaagaaaaagaagagactgGAGGAAGCGGCCACTGAAGCGAAACTCCCACACCTCCCTACGGAATGCATTAAACGGTTGAGCAGGCAACTTTATTTTGTTAGCTTTGTTGCTAATTGTAGTCTTTGTCTTTTATCACTCACTGCAAACTACCAAATTAGGCCAACTCTTTTGTTCACATCACTGCAAATATAAGCCCACAGTTCAGTTTACATTCATCCATACGTTTTTTGTTGAACCATTGTCAAGTTTTGTTTGGTCATGCGTCCAAAATGTAATCTCTAAATTAAAgagcatcttcctcctcctcctcctcctcctcagtacCCCCCTCATGCAGGAGTCTGTCCCTCCTGAGGCTCTCCCCTCCTCTGAGCCGATGCTCTTGGAGCGGCATCCTCCCCCTCAGAAAAAGCCAAGGCGCCCTCGGACAGGGCTATTGAGTCTGGACAGCGTCCTCCGCAAGCTTCAGCAGGAGAAGCTTCAGGAGTTCCAGCCTGACAGATCTCTCATTGCCCCGCCCCCCACTCCACTGGAGGGCTCCCCATCCCCAACTAGTGGGGCCAATAAGAGCACTCCACCGCCCACATTGACCAATCAGATTACTTCATCTACTGGGGTAACCGGTCAGAACGCATCACCAACAGATCTGGCCAATCAGAGGACTCCTCCTTCAGGGGCCAGCGTTGACCCGCCTCTGTCTGACTGCACCCAGAAGCTTCTGTCCACACCCCCTCATGGTCTTCCCTCACCTCTCAGGGCGAGCATTAGGGACCTCACGCTGGTGAGCACACAACCGCCGCACTCGTCCACAACAGCACTGACAGGACCCAGCCACTCTGGAGGGCCACTCTGCTTAGACTAATGATATTGGTCACTTTTGGACCACTTTTCTTAGATACTGAGAGCTCACAAGGCTGTTcttgatgaatgaatgaatgaacccTCAAAGGCAGGTATGAATTAGTTCTGCAAAGGATGATTGCTACTGTTTGGTCATATTGGGGTCAGATGCTGAGTTTTCTTCAAATGTGAACTCACTCCACCGCTTTAGTCAAATGATTGAATGAAGAAATAattttttgtaattttttgGTTTTGGCACGAGCATGACTTTGAGACTTTGGCACAGATCATGGCCGGTACATGGCAGTCTAAATCACACCTTTTACTGGTCATGAGTAGGTCAGCTCTAAGGTTCAGCTACTGAAGTTTGTGAGCTCAAATCATGCTGATTTTGTTGAATGAATGTAAATACTGTACTTCCTTGTGTAGTTAACTCCAGATTCGGGCATGAGTTGTCTGAGGTGATTTCTTGTTGTTGACAGGCTGCCAAGGTGTCTGAGGGGGAGAGCAAACTCAAGTTCTTCACTCAGAAAGTCAACACCATACTGCTGGAGtgagtggaacacacacacgtgcacttttttattgttttttttttctcttcacacacacacacacactcacactcacacttctcGTCTTTGAGTCATACAGACCTTTCTCTCTGAACCTCTTTTGTGGTGTTACCACCATTTTCAACTCCTCCGTCTCTATAACCTTTGGACTTTTTCTTGCCCTTTATCTttatccttttttttctctttttattcCTCCCCCTGTGTTTCTCCTGAACATGGTttaattctgtgtgtgtctgtgtgccataGTGTCGAAGTGCGGAGCAGAGAGTTGGGTCCTGCAGTACGTTCACGTGTCTTCACACACCTGTCCACTCACCTGCCTTTCAGCAAAGACACACTCCTGAAGAGGGCCCGCAAGCTTGTACTGAAACCacaggtacagacacacacacacatacagtacacatcccTAAAGAGAGCATAATTCACAAACcaactgcacatacacacacacacacacacacacacacacacaccctctcctctGTTGTGTGATTGTATCATCAGATTGACAGTCTCCCGGAAGCCCTTCAGAAACTCAAGGAGGCCATTGCCATGACGATGCCTGAGCAAATTGCCCGTTTCCAGGAAGACCGTCACGCTTTTGTTTTCACCCAAAGCACCAAGTATGAACCGTGTAtttctcacacaagcacacaccctAGTGCAagcattcgcctcacattataaacacttttgACATGTGACATTTTGGATATTGGTGTTAATTTACTGTAgtgtcttagtcttgtgacgaaatgtcctttttagtctttgtcatttattcatttgtcatttagtcattcaaatatcatttttgttagtctagttttagtcaaaagagaACTCAAGGTATCTTAGTTGAGTTTGTCagaacattttagtctttttttttaccatttcaGTCCAATAGTGAAAGTAGGACCTGAAGAAGAGATGCGTACTGGGAAGGCAGTGACATCACCACAGAAGAGGTTCCATTGGAATGATGAGATAAGGTGAGGGCCATGAATCATTGTTAACATTGACCAATATCTTCCACACTAAATACAGTCCACAGACATTAATACGGATCAGTATTGCCCACTAGTACTGTTTACATAAAGACATGTGTTACGGCCGGCTCGCTTACTGACCGCAACATAAAGGGAGACGGACTACAAAGTTCCAATTTGTAATTTATTGAGATTAAGCAAAAATAGTAATACCAAACATGATGTGTCTAGGGGGAAGATGAGTGTtggcgtgcgtgtatgtatgaatgCAATGTCAGCATCAGTATGTAAGATGACTAAATGGTAGACAAAAGAAGACAGAAagattagagagagaggagagaaagagtaaagTGCCAGTGCAGAGAGAAAGTCAAAATGGTGCCtgcaagagagaagaaaagtgcctctaggagaagaggagaactcCTTATATAACCACACCCTGATGCAGGTGTACACAATTCCCAATTGACCTAATCAGACCCTACCTGCCCGTGCACTGACAAGGAGAGGCCTGAAGGGGCACAGGGGGTCGTGACACATGAAAGATACCAAATGCAGTTTACGTCATGGAGCTATTAAAATGGACCAGTGTAGTCTCTTCTGCTATACCACATGCTGTTTTCATTCATCTTTAATACTCTAAGCTGAGCACTGTGTGATTCTTCATTCTATGTTAGCAGCGTATGTGCCACTCATTCTTAGCACCACTTCAATGGACTATACAATACCCAGCTTTTTTAGGATTTGTCATTTGATCTTTCTGTGAAAAGGTACTTGTCATAAGCTCCTCCAGAGGTCCATGTTCAGAAtaatttgattgtgtgtgtgtttctctgcagGGCTCTTTTATGTGAAGTTGTCCGGATTAAGCTGAGTCTTCATGAACAGGAGAAGGAGCAGCAGCCAAACCTTGAGGAGTATCTGCAGAGCTTTCTGGAGAGTGAGgtcaggccactgtggcctaaAGGGTGGATGCTCACCAGGTCAGTTATGGAACCCTTATGGGCCAATGTACACGCCTTATGATCACAGTATAATACTATATCACTACACACACCTTATGATTGCCCTACTGCCCTGTGCCTTTGTAGGATTCTACTGAAAGAGAGTCGCAAAGCCCATCTTAACCTCACCAGCATCAGGTAACTGTAACTTGCATTGTGTCCcatcggcctgtagatggtggtgttgagcgaagggttgccggtAGAGGAGGATGTTGAAATGTACTTACTATTGGGATAAACGGCACGACTGACAcgcacatacgcatgcacacacaaaaacccacacacaggcaagcacgCACGAACGCAGTTACATTTATGCAcgcacagacataaacacacaaacaggtacgcacacacgcaagcacacaacGACACatatacgcaggcacacacacacaaacaccattatccatcattacacacacacacaacaacacacgcatgcacacatacatattaacacacgcacatacacacacacacacacacacacacatacatacatattaacacacgcatatacacacacacaaacaccattattacataccaccccccccacacacacacacattaaaaacacgtgtgtgtgtgtgtatatatatatatatatatatatatatatatatatatatatatatatatatatacacacacacaccattatccccccccccccccccccctatcaaACAGAAATATAAGCACAAGTATCACTTTTGAACTGTGTTGTCCTTGTATCACTTACCAGCTTTAATGCCTGTAAGcgacaaagcaaaacaaatgtCTGAAATGCTGCAGTGACACTAAATGACTACTGATTCTAAAGTAATGTACTTGGAGATGACCAATTATGGTAGATCTTTTCTTTTGTTCCTTGCAGAGGAAATACATCTGTAACAAATACCAAACTGAAGGTATGTACAACCCATACACTTAAAATCTACTCCAAGTATCTGCACATACTTCTtggtatgtactgtatactgaCATGTATGTCTagagtgtgtgcatactgtacagGTTGAATTCAAAGCATGTCTTCTTCATATCAAGATGTATGCTTGCACATAATTAGCACTTTTTCCCAAACTCTTttttactctcacacacatgtgcgctcTTGTACTCTTGCACGAAAACACGTGCGCAccgctcacactcactcactgcttTGCTTTCTCTACTCTCCCATAGAAATCCAAAGAGAAAGTTGTCAGGGCCTCCCCTCCGCTCACCAGCCCCTTCTTCTCTGTGGGTGGAGCGTCCCcagacccctccccctctctggcCGTCGTGTGTCAGGAGCTGAATGCCCTCAGCGGTGACATGAGGAGACACATCCAGGACCTCCATCTTCCTCCAGCACAGGGGAACCTGGCAGGCCCCTCTCCCCAGCTGACGAAGCCCCTTCTAGGCATGACCTGCCTGGACCAGCAGCCCCTGGGCCCAAGCCTGTCCCCTCCCCCAGGCCAGGCAGCAGAGTCCGAGGGGGCCGTGGGGGCCCAGGTGTGTCCCCACTCAGGTGTAGCTTCACTGGGGGCACTGCAGGCATCCTTCCCCCAGGCCAGCCTCCCTTCGGCTTGGGATGGTCCTCATAAGGGTGTCAATCAGGACACGCTTTACTGTCCTCTTAAAGGTGGAagtccagaaacacacactagcCTTCTTTCAGGAGGAGTCCAGCACAATGTCTCTCATGGTAAGATGGCAGTGCAGCATTTAACCAATAGTTGCCGCTAAAAGTTGTGTACAACTTGTATGTGAGTCAATAATACAACgagatcagtgtttttcaaactttttcagaccaaggaccacttaaccaataaaaaaaaaaaaatcagagtaCCTAGTTAAAAAAAACCCCAGTAGACTTACtttaacagtatattacacaatagaccTACTcaatgaaccaccttgcttattgtctttgtgcCTTGTTTATTGTGTCAgatgattcatatgatttaaactggcatagcttacataggcagtgttgcagaactgtttggatttacatacaagttggttcaatattgcaaacaacttgtctatattatattttaccacgtctgttCGCGGACCACTtcatagcttgcggaccaccagtggtccccggaccacacttttaGAAACACTGAACTAGATGGTACTGTTAATGCTAGTATCCTTACCTTAAACGTGTCTGTTACGGTTGGTAACATGTTACTTACTGTGGTGAAAGGTTTTAAAGATCAGGTGGCAGATGTCAATCAGAAGCTTTATTTTTGGCCAGGGATACTGTATTCCATCCAGGGATGTATAACAAACAACACAAGACTCAAGCAAGAAAATCTACAACTCTGTTGGGCTTGGCCCCACCTTGTACAAATCCAGCACATCACGCTTACAATTACATTGTTTCTCTGAAATCTTTTGTGGATTCCATTGAGACAAAATGTGATTGGCAACTCAAATAGTAAAATAAAAGAGTTGCTGATTAGTAATTTATTTTGGCGTTTATTTGTTTTAGGTGGAAGCAAGAATCATCCAAGGGGACTGAAGACACTGCACTGAGTGAGAGactagtgtacacacacacacacacacactaatgagaATACAACACAGCCataacacctgcacacacacactaatgagaATACAACACAGTCataacacctgcacacacactccgagATTGAAGAGGATACTAAAAAAGTaccatgtgcatgtgttgtacatgcacactcacttaAGAGGCACTTAAGACCTTTGTGTCATCTCTTTGAGAAGTGTATATTTGTGTTCTAAGTACCACTGAGTGAGGGTGTCTATGTTGTTAATACCAAGCACTTGGTGATGTGCATTCTGCTCTTAAAACTCTTACAAATCAGACTTGATCACTATTCTTTATTGTCATGGATAAGACTGGGACAGACCTATGACATTCTACATGTGGGCCCTAAGGGCTCAAATCAGCATGTCTGAAGACAAGTCTTTGTCTTATTGTGTTTCATAGTGTTATTGTCGTTGTCTTGGATTGTTTTGGCCACAGTGGATCAGTGAGTTCTGGCACTGATGGGTTATGTTTTAGGACGTCCTAAAGACAGAATATTCTGGTggcatatatatgtatgtgacaTGGTCATAAAGAAAAGTGTTTTGTCATTAGAGATATATCAATATGTTTTCTactttaagaaatattaatgggAACATACAATTGTTGAAAAGGAATAATGTTATGTTAAATAAAGTTTTgaataaggttttttttttttttatctttgtttGTAGTAATTTTGTGCATACGGGCACATTAATGCATTCACCTGACTGAGGTTTGTGCTTCATTACCATTAGACTGTGTGGGTGCACGTGCCATAATGATGCAGCATTAGATGGGATACAGTCAGCCAGTTATTAGGCCATAGATATAGTTTTATAGATATTAACTTTTTAGGCTGGTTTTGCAACCTGAATACCACAAAAAATAGTTCTTTAATGTATACCATCACCAAACAAAATGTACATCATGATTCATGTGTATAATCACTAATGCGTAGAAAAAGAATGGGCAAATttagaaaatatttatttatgctGTGAAAAATATAGGACTAGAAGTTGTTTTTCCAACCAGTTTGAAGACGTCTTTCTCATTCTTCGCCATTGAATGACCTGGGGGAATGAAATACTGAGTTTATTTGGTGTGGCCATCTAAATTACTTAGCATACAAAATGTGATTTGTTTACTGCTGACTAAATACTAGAACTTACGAAAGATGAAATGAGGACACACCTTCCCACTTGCCCAAAAGAAGACAAACAAGCTTATTACCCAAACTAGTGTCCTGCTAACTTTGTTAACCattaaaatcggtattttagaACAGTAACTTACCAAAATAAGGTTTAAAATGTAGTAAttacatgctcaaagtgaaaCTGTATCTTTTCCATATATTTTGGAGTCTGCATTCCAGACAGTCTGAAGACCTTTCTGGTTATATAGTCCTGTataaaaacaatgcaacacCTGTGGTTAAAATTAATGATAAAAACTTAGGTAACTTCTGTTCACTGTGAGTTATCTTGATGGAGTTAAGTCTGGTGTGAATCACACATTACATAATCCATCTTAACTGCATGTGCCATCACAGATCATTGACTCTGAACGTCATGAAATGATTTTATCTTTCTCACATCGTCCTGAGGTCGTGGCTTATACCAAGCAGGTCCTGTATCAGACCCTTTGGGATAGATACCCTGAAGGATCTCCCAGCAGAGTCCATAGATATGCTTCATATAGAAAACAAACAGTGTTGAAATTATATCCTTCTACAGGACTAGTCACATCTAAAGTGATTCATAATGAACCATAATTATCCAACAGGATTTAAGTGCATCAGTATTGTTAGGAGACCTAATTTACTAACTTTGGCGTAACTGCGCCTGATGCTCGTCTTGAGAAGATGAGTACAAGATAAGCTTTGTAGAAAGCCTTTAGATGGACATGGCTTAGGCAGTCCTGATAAAACCTTTGGGCCGGCTCCAAGGTCATATATCCTCCATAATTCATTGAGCACCAGCTTTTGGACTTCAAGATGAGGCACTTTCCTAGGCTGTTTATGTCCTTGCCTGTTTTTCACTTGAGGCACAATTGGTTGCTTTGGCACTTGATGATGAGGTGTTTTTTGCATGATTTTGCGATGTTTGCATGATGCATCTCCTGCAGCTTTTTCCGTTTCTGTAATAATTTCAATTCGCTGCTCATACATCTGTtaagaaaatgattttttaaaagTCTCAGTTAATAGAACACTGAATGTAGAAAGCTTTTAGTAGATGGGGAGTTGATGTAGCAAATcaacttcaatattttttcATCACagaaaaaataagcaaaaaccaCTACATTAACACTTTAAACATCACCAGGCTTAAAGTGTGGCCCACATGAACATTTTGAGTGACTAACGAAATGATCATCTGC is a genomic window of Alosa sapidissima isolate fAloSap1 chromosome 10, fAloSap1.pri, whole genome shotgun sequence containing:
- the LOC121720070 gene encoding ubinuclein-1-like, whose translation is MAQQRRIQFTTLSDNVPLPAAPAPKRPDKESKPETTVVETVAAVRFQLQLFPSDEHRCPEFYYPELVKNHEPQKRPKTLEEVDAENERNELEALAKKFEAKYAGPDKPRRDRMSDLVDIGDGYDDEDSFIDNSEAYDEFVPSSLATEHGGFYINCGTLQFRRTSGSDGDPEEPKMAKKRKLKDGGEKLKKKKKRLEEAATEAKLPHLPTECIKRTPLMQESVPPEALPSSEPMLLERHPPPQKKPRRPRTGLLSLDSVLRKLQQEKLQEFQPDRSLIAPPPTPLEGSPSPTSGANKSTPPPTLTNQITSSTGVTGQNASPTDLANQRTPPSGASVDPPLSDCTQKLLSTPPHGLPSPLRASIRDLTLAAKVSEGESKLKFFTQKVNTILLDVEVRSRELGPAVRSRVFTHLSTHLPFSKDTLLKRARKLVLKPQIDSLPEALQKLKEAIAMTMPEQIARFQEDRHAFVFTQSTNPIVKVGPEEEMRTGKAVTSPQKRFHWNDEIRALLCEVVRIKLSLHEQEKEQQPNLEEYLQSFLESEVRPLWPKGWMLTRILLKESRKAHLNLTSIRGNTSVTNTKLKKSKEKVVRASPPLTSPFFSVGGASPDPSPSLAVVCQELNALSGDMRRHIQDLHLPPAQGNLAGPSPQLTKPLLGMTCLDQQPLGPSLSPPPGQAAESEGAVGAQVCPHSGVASLGALQASFPQASLPSAWDGPHKGVNQDTLYCPLKGGSPETHTSLLSGGVQHNVSHGGSKNHPRGLKTLH